The Mercurialis annua linkage group LG2, ddMerAnnu1.2, whole genome shotgun sequence genome contains a region encoding:
- the LOC126667730 gene encoding serine/threonine-protein kinase RIPK, with product MTVHKAKWISMVSTCFKPHGDEKKAIKPKKEVSKQTSFTRLSIFSDLSNPSTSLSEDLSISLAGSNLQVFTLAELKVITQSFSSSNFLGEGGFGPVHKGFIDDKLRPGLIKAQSVAVKLLDLDGLQGHREWLTEVIFLGQLRDPHLVKLIGYCCEEAHRLLVYEYMPRGSLENQLFRRYSVSLPWSTRMKIALGAAKGLAFLHELEKPVIYRDFKASNILLDSDYSAKLSDFGLAKDGPEGSDTHVSTRVMGTQGYAAPEYIMTGHLTAKSDVYSFGVVLLELLTGRRSVDKSRPQREQKLAEWARPVLNDPRKLGRIMDPRLEGQFSETGARKAATLAYMCLSHRPKQRPTMRIVVNTLESLKDYEDMPIGPFVYTVPTETDNKEDAKDISEPKKENNGQHHHKHPLHNGQRRRHKTPRSPAIHSEGDLRQNHRHGLHSPLHPNAKAA from the exons ATGACTGTGCACAAAGCTAAATGGATATCTATGGTGTCCACTTGTTTTAAACCGCACGGCGATGAAAAGAAAGCGATAAAACCTAAGAAagaggtttcgaaacaaacttCATTCACAAGACTTTCGATATTTTCTGATCTAAGTAACCCTAGTACTTCACTGTCCGAAGATCTTTCCATTTCTCTTGCTGGCTCAAATCTTCAAGTATTCACTCTCGCAGAGCTGAAGGTGATAACCCAGAGCTTTTCTTCGAGTAACTTTCTGGGTGAAGGCGGGTTTGGTCCGGTTCATAAAGGTTTTATTGATGATAAGCTTAGACCGGGTTTGATAAAGGCTCAGTCTGTTGCTGTTAAGCTTTTGGATTTGGACGGTTTACAAGGTCATAGAGAGTGGTTG ACGGAAGTGATATTTCTTGGGCAATTAAGAGATCCACACCTAGTGAAGCTGATTGGTTATTGTTGTGAAGAAGCACATAGACTTCTTGTCTATGAATATATGCCACGCGGCAGCTTAGAGAACCAATTATTTAgaa GATATTCTGTATCGCTACCATGGTCAACGAGAATGAAAATTGCACTTGGAGCTGCAAAGGGTCTTGCTTTCCTACATGAGTTAGAAAAGCCTGTTATTTACAGGGATTTCAAAGCATCAAATATATTGTTGGACTCG GATTATAGCGCAAAACTTTCAGATTTTGGTTTGGCAAAAGATGGTCCCGAAGGGTCCGATACACATGTTTCCACTCGGGTAATGGGAACGCAAGGCTATGCTGCTCCTGAATATATCATGACAG GTCATCTGACAGCAAAAAGCGACGTCTACAGTTTCGGAGTAGTGCTGTTAGAGCTACTTACAGGAAGACGATCAGTTGACAAAAGTCGTCCACAAAGAGAACAAAAGTTAGCAGAGTGGGCTAGACCAGTATTAAACGACCCCCGGAAACTCGGCCGGATCATGGATCCAAGACTCGAAGGTCAGTTCTCGGAGACCGGAGCAAGAAAAGCCGCCACATTAGCTTATATGTGTCTGAGTCATAGACCAAAGCAAAGACCAACTATGAGAATCGTTGTGAACACTCTTGAGTCACTCAAGGATTATGAAGATATGCCGATCGGACCGTTTGTTTATACAGTTCCGACCGAAACTGATAATAAAGAAGATGCTAAAGATATTAGTGAACCTAAGAAAGAAAATAACGGGCAGCATCACCATAAACATCCGCTTCACAATGGCCAGAGACGCCGTCATAAAACGCCGAGGTCGCCGGCGATTCATTCGGAAGGTGATTTGCGTCAAAACCATAGACATGGGTTGCACTCGCCTTTGCACCCAAATGCCAAAGCAGCATAG